From one Sphingomonas xanthus genomic stretch:
- a CDS encoding S8 family peptidase has protein sequence MNNRYLASTACALLLALSACGGGGGGGGIGSTPTPTPTPTPTPTPTPTPTPTPTPPPGTNFNTAEYQRSNAATTSGAISAWQQGATGAGVKIAVIDSGINPALAEFAGRIDPASRDVAGSRGVSDEDGHGTAVTAVAAAARNDAQNVGIAFDSTILSFRADTPGSCATTGDDGGCKFGDSAIAAGMDAARIAGAKVINLSLGGSSPGGLLMSAMQRAVNAGIVIVISAGNDGAEPEGGNPDGFALVPAQTFAGRVIIAGSVGVSDGLGGTDISQISTFSNRAGSGQAWYLAALGYRVRTIDEEGTGYLYSGTSFSAPVITGAVALVAQAFPNLSAAQIIDLLFRTADDIGAPGDDNVFGQGRLNITRAFQPVGGASLAGTAVAIDDNSAGGVLPEGAGDGGDKGGLGAIILDGYSRAFVMDLAKGLRAAEARQPLERALTGQVRGSAVTAGPVSIALTVAENGAKPGIFNVARFGIGPEDAAKSRLVAGSAIARLDSKTRAAFGFSQGAKAIERQLTDAQAGAFLIARDISADPGFQARRGTSIAIRRDLGFAGLTLSTEDGRAWQRIETDALGSPYRWSSLALDRRFGDKLWASVGLSRLDEKQTLLGGRLGTLFGDSGSSSLFVDVEARRNLGDGWSASVSARRGWTDFANGKLTSGAYAFDLSKFGLFADRDRLGLRVSQPLRIEQGGIGLFLPTAYDYATGSETVTMQRLNLTPSGREIDAELSYSTMLDKGWLGANLFVRRQPGHVAAAAPDVGAAVRYSLGF, from the coding sequence ATGAATAACCGATATCTTGCTTCCACCGCCTGCGCTTTGCTGCTGGCCCTGTCCGCTTGCGGCGGCGGCGGCGGCGGCGGCGGGATTGGATCGACTCCGACGCCGACCCCAACGCCAACGCCGACGCCGACCCCCACACCGACGCCGACGCCGACGCCCACTCCTCCGCCGGGAACCAACTTCAATACCGCGGAATATCAGCGGTCCAACGCGGCGACCACGTCCGGCGCTATCTCCGCATGGCAGCAGGGCGCAACCGGCGCAGGGGTCAAGATCGCGGTCATCGACAGCGGCATCAACCCGGCGCTGGCCGAATTCGCGGGCCGGATCGATCCCGCAAGCCGGGACGTTGCCGGCAGTCGCGGGGTCAGCGATGAGGATGGCCACGGGACCGCGGTCACCGCGGTCGCCGCGGCAGCGCGCAACGACGCGCAAAATGTCGGGATTGCCTTCGACTCGACCATTCTTTCGTTCCGCGCCGATACCCCCGGCAGCTGTGCGACCACCGGCGATGACGGTGGCTGCAAGTTCGGGGACAGCGCGATTGCCGCCGGCATGGATGCCGCCCGTATCGCCGGAGCAAAGGTGATCAATCTGTCGCTTGGCGGGTCTTCGCCGGGTGGCCTGCTGATGTCGGCCATGCAGCGCGCGGTCAACGCCGGCATCGTGATCGTCATTTCCGCTGGCAATGACGGCGCCGAACCCGAGGGCGGAAACCCCGACGGCTTCGCATTGGTCCCGGCGCAAACATTTGCGGGCCGGGTGATCATTGCGGGGTCGGTCGGCGTAAGTGACGGGCTTGGCGGCACCGACATCAGCCAAATTTCGACCTTCTCGAATCGCGCCGGGTCAGGCCAAGCATGGTATCTGGCGGCGCTTGGCTATCGCGTGCGCACGATCGACGAGGAGGGAACTGGCTACCTCTATTCGGGAACAAGCTTCTCGGCTCCTGTCATTACCGGCGCGGTTGCGCTGGTCGCCCAGGCCTTTCCCAATCTTAGCGCGGCGCAGATCATCGACCTGTTGTTTCGTACCGCCGACGACATTGGCGCCCCGGGGGATGACAATGTGTTCGGGCAGGGCCGGCTGAACATCACCCGCGCCTTCCAGCCGGTAGGCGGCGCGAGCCTGGCCGGTACTGCGGTCGCAATCGACGATAACAGCGCAGGCGGCGTGTTGCCGGAGGGCGCAGGCGATGGCGGCGACAAGGGCGGGCTGGGCGCGATAATCCTCGATGGCTACAGCCGCGCCTTTGTCATGGATCTTGCCAAGGGTCTGCGCGCCGCCGAGGCGCGCCAGCCGCTGGAGCGCGCGCTGACCGGACAGGTTCGCGGCTCGGCGGTAACCGCGGGTCCGGTTTCGATCGCGCTCACGGTCGCGGAAAATGGCGCCAAGCCGGGGATCTTCAATGTCGCCCGGTTCGGCATCGGTCCCGAAGACGCCGCCAAGTCGCGGCTGGTCGCGGGCTCGGCCATTGCCAGGCTGGATTCGAAGACCAGGGCGGCCTTCGGCTTTTCGCAAGGCGCGAAGGCGATCGAACGCCAGCTGACCGACGCCCAGGCGGGCGCCTTCCTCATCGCCCGCGATATCTCCGCCGATCCCGGCTTCCAGGCTCGGCGCGGAACCAGCATCGCGATTCGCCGCGACCTGGGCTTTGCCGGCCTGACCCTGTCGACCGAAGACGGCAGGGCCTGGCAGCGGATCGAAACCGATGCGTTGGGATCACCCTATCGCTGGTCAAGCCTAGCGCTCGACCGCCGTTTCGGTGACAAACTATGGGCCTCGGTGGGGCTTAGCCGCCTCGACGAGAAACAGACGCTGCTTGGGGGAAGGCTTGGCACATTGTTCGGCGATTCCGGATCGTCGAGCCTGTTTGTCGATGTCGAAGCGCGGCGCAATCTGGGGGACGGCTGGTCGGCGAGCGTCAGTGCCCGTCGCGGCTGGACCGACTTCGCCAATGGCAAGCTGACCAGCGGGGCCTATGCGTTCGATCTTTCCAAGTTCGGCCTGTTCGCTGATCGCGATCGATTGGGCCTGCGTGTTTCGCAGCCGCTCCGCATCGAACAGGGCGGCATCGGGCTATTCCTGCCGACGGCCTATGATTATGCCACCGGGAGCGAAACGGTGACGATGCAGCGGCTCAACCTGACGCCGTCAGGCCGTGAGATCGACGCGGAGCTGAGCTATTCGACGATGCTCGACAAGGGCTGGCTGGGTGCCAACCTTTTCGTGCGCCGCCAGCCCGGCCATGTCGCCGCCGCAGCGCCCGACGTGGGGGCGGCGGTCCGTTACAGCTTGGGGTTTTGA
- a CDS encoding pyrimidine 5'-nucleotidase, with the protein MNPRFFPLFGKIDTWIFDLDNCLYPASTMLFDLIDQRMGAYIQRLLGCDIIEARRVQKEHFHRHGTTLAGLMREHDVDPHHFLDDVHSVPLDRIRRDERLAEALGRLPGRKIVHTNADEPYARRVLEALGIGEHFAEMHDIHAAELRPKPNTHGYHRLLDRFRVDPSRAAMVEDMAQNLRPAKNLGMVTVWVDNGSERGNHAHHPDFIDLTIADVGEWLTELLGDAS; encoded by the coding sequence ATGAATCCGCGTTTTTTTCCCCTGTTCGGCAAAATCGACACATGGATCTTCGATCTGGACAATTGCCTTTATCCAGCGTCGACGATGTTGTTCGACCTGATCGACCAGCGCATGGGCGCCTACATTCAGCGCCTTCTCGGCTGCGACATTATTGAGGCACGGCGGGTTCAAAAAGAACATTTCCACCGTCATGGGACGACGCTCGCCGGGCTGATGCGCGAGCATGATGTCGATCCCCATCATTTTCTCGACGATGTCCATTCCGTTCCGTTGGACCGCATCCGGCGCGACGAGCGACTTGCCGAAGCGCTTGGCCGGTTGCCCGGACGCAAGATCGTGCACACCAACGCCGATGAGCCCTATGCCCGCCGCGTGCTTGAGGCGCTCGGCATTGGCGAGCATTTTGCCGAGATGCATGACATCCATGCTGCGGAACTTCGGCCCAAACCCAACACCCATGGCTATCATCGCCTGCTCGACCGGTTCAGGGTCGATCCGTCCCGCGCGGCGATGGTGGAGGATATGGCCCAAAACTTGCGACCGGCGAAAAATCTGGGGATGGTGACGGTTTGGGTCGACAACGGCTCCGAACGCGGCAATCACGCGCACCACCCGGATTTCATAGACCTGACCATCGCCGATGTCGGCGAATGGTTGACCGAACTGCTTGGAGACGCTTCGTGA
- the dapD gene encoding 2,3,4,5-tetrahydropyridine-2,6-dicarboxylate N-succinyltransferase: MTTDLQSTIEQGWERRDLIDGSDRQLREAVETAILRLDSGEERVAEKVNGEWQVNQWLKKAVLLSFRLNPMEAIQGGPGGAPWWDKVPSKFLDWGPERFAAAGFRSVPGAIVRRGAYIAPGAVLMPSFVNIGAHVGEGTMVDTWATVGSCAQIGRNVHISGGAGIGGVLEPLQAGPVILEDHCFIGARSEVAEGVVVEEGAVLSMGVFLGASTKIVDRASGEIFYGRVPAYSVVVPGTLPSDKGGPALACAVIVKRVDEKTRSKTSINELLRD; this comes from the coding sequence GTGACCACCGACCTACAATCGACCATCGAACAGGGCTGGGAACGGCGCGACTTGATCGACGGGTCGGACCGGCAACTGCGGGAAGCGGTCGAGACCGCGATCCTGCGCCTCGATTCCGGCGAGGAACGGGTTGCCGAAAAGGTCAATGGTGAATGGCAAGTCAACCAGTGGTTGAAAAAGGCCGTGCTGCTCAGCTTCCGGCTTAATCCGATGGAGGCTATCCAAGGCGGCCCTGGCGGCGCGCCTTGGTGGGACAAGGTCCCGTCAAAATTCCTCGACTGGGGCCCCGAACGCTTTGCCGCGGCCGGTTTTCGGTCGGTTCCCGGGGCGATCGTTCGCCGGGGCGCCTATATCGCGCCCGGTGCAGTGCTGATGCCCAGCTTCGTCAATATCGGCGCCCACGTCGGCGAAGGGACGATGGTCGATACCTGGGCAACCGTCGGAAGCTGCGCCCAGATAGGCCGCAACGTCCATATATCGGGCGGGGCCGGAATCGGCGGCGTGCTTGAGCCGCTGCAGGCCGGGCCGGTGATCCTCGAAGACCATTGTTTCATCGGCGCGCGCTCCGAGGTCGCGGAGGGCGTGGTCGTCGAAGAGGGCGCAGTTCTGTCCATGGGCGTGTTCCTCGGTGCCTCGACCAAGATCGTCGACCGCGCCAGCGGAGAGATTTTCTATGGCCGCGTCCCGGCCTATTCGGTCGTCGTCCCGGGCACCCTGCCTTCCGACAAGGGAGGCCCGGCTTTGGCCTGTGCGGTAATCGTCAAGCGGGTCGATGAGAAAACCCGATCTAAGACCAGTATCAACGAGCTGCTTCGCGACTGA